From the genome of Leptotrichia sp. HSP-342:
CGAGGACTATATTATTTAAAAGTTCCGAAAGTTTACAATATTGAGCTAAGAGGGAAATTACAGCCTTGGGTGTCAGCTAAAGATGTTATTTTGTATGTCTTGAAACAGCTTACAGTAAAAGGTGGAGTTGGATACGTGATGGAATATACTGGAGATGGGATTAAATCACTATCAGTTGAGGACAGAGCAACAATTACAAATATGGGAGCTGAGTTAGGGGCAACAACATCAATTTTTCCAAGCGATGAGTATACAAAAATTTTTTTGGAAAAACAGTCACGGGGAGATGATTTTATAGAATTATTGCCTGATGAAAATGCGTTTTATGATGATAAGTTAGTTGTAAATTTGGATGAGCTGGTACCACTTGCAGCTTTTCCTCATAGTCCTGACAATGTACATAAAATTCCAAAGGACAAAAAATTAAAAGTCGATCAGATTGCGATTGGTTCATGTACAAATTCATCGTATTCAGATTTTATGAAGCTTGCAGCAATTTTAGATGGGAAAAAAGTTCATCCAGATGTGAGTCTTGTATTATCGCCAGGTTCAAGCAATATTATGAAAATGATTTCAGAAAACGGTGCATTGGCAAAGTTTATAGCAGCTGGAGCAAGATTATTAGAAGCTGCGTGCGGACCTTGTATTGGAATGGGGCAAGCGCCAAAAACGGATGGAATTTCACTTAGAACATTTAACAGAAATTTTAAGGGAAGATGTGGAACAATGAGTGCTGGAGTATATCTAGTAAGTACAGAAACGGCAGCTGCGTCAGCAATTACGGGATATTTGACTGATCCTAGAGAATTGGGAGCAGAAATTATTGTAGAAGAGCCTGAAAAATTCGAAATATCAGATAACTATTTTATTTTCCCAAATCCAAATGAAGAAGAAGCAAAAAGGGAAAGAGAAGCAGTAAAAATCGTAATGGGACCTAACATTAAGCCATTTCCGATTGGAGAAGAGTTAAAAGACAGTATTACACGGAAAGT
Proteins encoded in this window:
- a CDS encoding aconitate hydratase; its protein translation is MSISKNLNSNNMSLTYKILAKNLLKGELKAGNEIAVRVHQTLTQDSTGTMAYLQLNAMDVDKVATEISVAYVDHNMLQSSFENADDHEFIKTSAEKHNIVFSKPGNGICHRLHLERFGKPGKILIGSDSHTPTGGGLGMLAIGAGGLDVAIGMARGLYYLKVPKVYNIELRGKLQPWVSAKDVILYVLKQLTVKGGVGYVMEYTGDGIKSLSVEDRATITNMGAELGATTSIFPSDEYTKIFLEKQSRGDDFIELLPDENAFYDDKLVVNLDELVPLAAFPHSPDNVHKIPKDKKLKVDQIAIGSCTNSSYSDFMKLAAILDGKKVHPDVSLVLSPGSSNIMKMISENGALAKFIAAGARLLEAACGPCIGMGQAPKTDGISLRTFNRNFKGRCGTMSAGVYLVSTETAAASAITGYLTDPRELGAEIIVEEPEKFEISDNYFIFPNPNEEEAKREREAVKIVMGPNIKPFPIGEELKDSITRKVILKTGDNITTDDICPSNAALLPFRSNIPKLSEHCFETIIPDFKERAEKNNGGIVVGGENYGQGSSREHAALLPLYLGIKAVIAKSFARIHKANLINSGIIPLEFENVEDYDKIDEYDELQLSDILNSLVNGRFIIKNITKNTEFPAKFNGSERELKILKFGGYLKFATSDEFLS